TACCCTACCCCTGctaaaaaagaccagcttagacaagcatgaatttccatgctggtccaggctggtttggtGCTGCTCTTGCTGGTGGACTAGTATGGCTACAGTGATTACCAGCAAAGCTTTGATAGTCAACCAGCAAGGCTTTCCTGACAAAGCTGGATTACTTAATTAAAAGTCTAGTAAAGAAACCAGCTCACCAGTATCCCATGCTGGAACCAGCATCTAAAAAATATGCTAGTCACCAGctatgctggtctttttagcagggacaTCTTTTAAAGTATTTTTGGCATCTTTTGTCTCCAAGATATTCTACATATAGTTGGAGAACAACTTTCTTCTCTAAATACATCTGAATAAGAAAATTTAGAGTGAATTTGccatgttttttaattttatttcagacCTGTTGGCACTGTGCTGTTTGCAAATGGAACATTAATGTTCTAGTACCATTTAAGTAATTATCATTAGATACACTGCCCAACTACACAAAAAACTAATCAAAGAAGGCAACCAAAACTGTTGTGGCCAGCATTTTGTTTCATCCCAAATGAAAGAGCAAAAGCACAAGCTAAGCAGTATCCATTCACCAGAGTATGGCTCACTGCCATTGCCCAGAGAAGAGGCTCAGTGTTGCCCCCACCCCACCTACACCTGCTCTCCAAACATGGATTTTCCAGAGCTTTATTGAGCCTCAGTCCAGCAGCCCTGCCAGCACACACAATGTAAATCTCTGCCTAATCAGTTCTGCACAGAACCAACTGGCACTGCCCTGACCAGGGCTATTTGCTATGGTAAAGCCCACTGATTAAGGCTGTGGAAAAATCACACTTTCACATAAGTGAGAGTGTAATTGAGTGCAATtatatgcacaatcttacaccgattatgcttaataagctgataACGTGTGTGGTTATGTAAACGCCTCAAACAGCGTTCCTTTAAGGTCTTAAATAGTTTAAGCATAAATCGAATGGCACACAGCTGATCCAAGTGTGCTcatgcctgtttacgttttgacgtcaaaagcaaagaataagcagattttttataattttctatGGTACCTTGGTCCCGCCAtggaataagaaaataaaaaaggcaattctgactttatatctcacaattctgattttattttcagcaaaaagATGGAGTTTTCACTCACATTGGCGTATAATCTTAGTGGATATTTAGAATAtcaaatttgtaaaaattgtcaaaaaaggcAAGGTGGCTCCATAGTGCTATTACTTTAAACAGTCACAATCACAGTTTTTTGTCAGTGCCTCActcaaagtttaaggagtgggtgGATGATGCAAAACTACCCAGATGGCAACAAAGTTTGGCCCAAATCTGGCTTCATTTTGGTACTTCTGGTTTGGTTCTAGCAGTGGAATTGAAAAGCATTTGGCTGAAGTCTGGTGTAAGTCTCGGTCAACCAAAAGAAACAAAGCAAAGACAGAAATTCATTTAGCTAAATATTGGAGTCTGGTCAACCAAAATCGGCTGAGATCTGGGCTAAGTTCGGTTTGCCCAATGAAGAAAAAGACATGCTGAAGAACCGGTGTGTTAGTTGCGTTGATATTAACTGCTTACAATTATTGTTGCTCTCCATCTGGAAAGCTTGTATTGGGAGTTTCTTATGGAGAGAGAAACAAGAAAACAGTCTAGCAACTATTAGAATCATAATATTGCAGCCCATGGTTAATCAGGAAACTGTggataaagtcgcaattatgagaaataattaTTCTGCAGTTGAGAGAGATAAAATCACAATTGCATGCTATAAAGTGAGGGTAAATTTTACAAtaatgactttatatctcacaattgtgactatttctgacaatttcaaaattatatttagcaATTTTGACTTTCTCACAATTGTGTGATAAACccgaaattgcaagatataaattcgcaattgcgagatatagtcACAATAACATGCTGTAAAGTCACAATTTTGAAAAAGTTGGAATTGAGTGTAAAGTTTGCAATTGTGACTTAATAGTCTCAATTTCGAGATATCACGCAGTTTCGACTGTTTCTCacaattgcatgatataaacttgaaattgtgagatataagcAGCACCTGCGAGATATAGTGGCAACTGGATGCTATTaagtcataattgcaattatgagtggaaatcttgcaattgcaactttatacctcgcaattgtgactttatttctcacaatttcgACTGTATATTTAGCAGTTTTTACTTTTTATCGGAATTGTGTGATTATAAAATCTAAATTGCAATATGTAAAGTAGCATTTGTGAGattattgcaagaaataaagttgaaattgtgaGAAATATCACAATTTCGAGATACAGtttaaagttgcaattgcgagatataaagtcagaattatctcttttatttttttaatccgtGGCCGGATCCGGCTTCCATAGttttcagcatattggtgtgcatttgTAAACACACTCAATGGTTTCAGAGGCATGAGATTTGTATGTGATACAAGACAGATATTGCCACAAGACAATAAGCAAAGCAGGGCAGTTGCCTGATTAGTCCCTCCCTGAAAACAATAATTTGCAGAATACTCCCCCAACAACACAAAAAGCAAAAGCCATTTGCACACTCTGTACTGTCTTATCAAAGTCAAAAAAGGAAACCAAACTGCTAAAATTTTCTTAAAAACTGTGTTGAAATCACTCTCAATGACATTCACACATCAGTAATGACAATATTTAGGATACAGTGTCTCTCAACAACCCAATTTGTTTCATATGCTCTTCTTTCCTCTGCATGCAGAGTTAGTTATGATAGGCTACATCCGTTTGAGGCCCCCTCTCTGTTGTATGAGAGTGGTTGTTTCTTTGTGTCAGCACTTAATCCACACTGTGAAGGGGACTAGACCATTTTAGGAGCCCCGGTGTTGTATATGAGTTCAGCTGGGGCCAGAAAAGAGGCAGTCCCCAAACACTGCTCTGTATTATGGGCTGGGATGGGGGCAGTGGTCCTCAGTGGTTCTCTTCTAAATGTCACCATCTGCTATGCCTGATTCAGAGTATAAAGCATTTCTTCTGTAAGACATATATCaccataaatattttacattatttaaaggcaattttattaatataaaaagggttaataaaaatacagtgaaaGTTGTTTCTACCTCCCTTGATGCGAAGATGATGTGATACCTTTCAAATTTCACCACTAGTTTGTGGCAACTAGTTTGAGCTTTAAGGGCAATACCTGACCATGAGCTAGAAGCCAGGAAGCACAGGACAGAAAACGGTTaagaattttttatttgatttgttgttttgtcTGCAGCCCCCTCCCACAATTCTGGATTAGAGTGTCACTGAGGGCCACGGCCATTATAAATAGCCCTGTGGCCTCTCTCTTCCCCATCAGAGAGGCTGAATGTCTGCAGGACATGCTCATATTTTGTCTACCCATGTCCTTTAATTAGAAATTATCTAGAACTTTTACATAGATGCAGAGATCACCTGACAGTTTCACACGTAAGGTTTTATTACAAAACCACAGGTCAGAAATCAAAAGGACAGATGATTTCAATCTTGTGAAGCAGTGCCGTTCTCCGCGCAAACGTATCTGTAGGTTAGAGAGGCATTTATGCTCAGTGTTTGATCTCTTATAAACCTTTGTTGTTTGTGTCCATTCACAAAAAATCAAAGGTACGGCAGGTGATTATAGACAAATCTCTTTTGGTTACTCTAAATTCACATCCCTCCATTTTTTTTGTGGTCGCTTCTAAATTATCACAGCCATGTGGGAGTTCCGGTCCATGTCTTTTTGGCGGGCTGTGTTTGCCGAGTTCTATGGCACAATGTTCTTTGTATTCTTTGGACTGGGAGCAGCTCTGCGCTGGACCACTGGACCACACAATGTGCTCCAAGTTGCCTTTTGCTTCGGGCTAGCAGCTGCCACACTCATCCAGTCCATTGGCCACATCAGCGGTGGTCACATCAACCCAGCGGTCACATTTGCCTACCTGATCGGCTCCCAGATGTCCCTGTTTCGTGCTTTCTTCTACATCTGTGCTCAGTGCTTGGGTGCTTTAGCTGGAGCTGCTGTGCTGTATGGGGTCACACCAAACAATATGAGAGGCAATCTGGCCCTCAACACGGTAAGGGCATGTACAGGATGATTTGATGCAATAAGTTTATTTGTTGAATTGATGGAACTAATAGACTATAGACATGTCAGAGCATttcttaaagagttagttcacccagaagtaactgtcatttactcatcctaatgttCAAAACCCTTGTGACTTTCTTTTATCCACGGCACacaaggagacattttgaagaatgttgactgctctttaatgaaagtaaatggagactgaggctgtaGGTCCCTAACAGTCTGcataaacatctccttttgtgttccacggaagaaagtcatacaagtttggaatgacaagaggtCGAGTGAAATGACAGCAgaaattttgtaatttttgggtgagctatcctttGGAAGTCAAATGAatactttatttatttggatAACTTTCAGGTGAGTGACAGTTCAGTCAGTCTATGGTGCACACAATAGATGTAATCTATCAAAAACTTGGGAGGCAGAATTTTAGAATTGCAGAATTTCTGACAGCTAGAATTATTTACACTCAATTTCACCGATACGTAAAGTCCTAAAAACCTAATAACAGATTTataaaatcctaataataacaatattgtaTTCCTCATTTCAGCTTCAGCCAGGCATCAGTCTGGGAATGGCCACTACCATAGAGATATTCCTGACTATGCAACTTGTGATCTGCGTCTTTGCTGTGACGGATGAGAGGCGAAACGGGCGACTGGGCTCTGCTGCCCTGTCCATTGGCTTCTCAGTGCTTGTGGGCCACCTGCTGGGGGTAAGAGACTGCACACAGGACAAATAGaggccccaaaaattatttggacatttaagccactcataaaaatgcatgaatgtctttCCGTTTTAACGGAATCAAACCAAGTGTTGTTTATTGTAACGAAAGAAAGCATGGGcacattttaagcaaaacattttaaaacaagtttAGACAAAAGTACTTGGACACTTTCAAATGTCAattgaacatgtccatagttgtTGTAAACTACCCCTGTGGTCACTACTACACCTGAGGGAACTTGAGGGGGACTTCATATATCCACTAAAAAGACTTTGAAACCAGTTGGTTGCAAGTCAATGCAAAAATAGCTCAGATAactgaagttagttctgagaaaaggtctagcataattAGTTTGCAGgtgctacttggtttgatatttgacGGCATgaatttcatgcatttttacattatagGCTACTGTAGATCTTTTTGTTATTCAGACATATATAGCGCTTGTACAATTGGTTAGTTAATTGACCTTTTAACTTCTGTATAGCTGCTCTGAAACGATGTGTACTGTAAAAATCGTTATTCAAATAAAAGTGACTTGACAAGTAAATACAATGTAGCTTAAAATGGCTATTTAAAGCATTTTGCATGAATGGTCAAATCCTGCTGCAGATGTATTACACTGGAGCTGGAATGAACCCTGCTAGGTCTTTCGCCCCTGCTGTGCTCGTTAGGAACTTCATTAACCATTGGGTGAGACACACTTTTCTATCATACACCCTTCAGATGAATTACACTTGTACAGAACATTTGAACTACtaattgaataatacatttcacGGTTTTATCTGCCTGCTTTCTCTTAATTTCTGGTAGGTGTACTGGGTGGGACCTTTGATCGGCGGTGCGGTGGGTGCTCTGCTGTATGATTTCATGCTCTTTCCACGCATGCGTGGTCTGTCAGAACGACTGGCCATGCTCAAGGGCAATCGGCCTCCTGAGGCTGAAGCGCAGCAGGAGACCAGAGGGGAGCCCATTGAGCTCAAAACACAAGCCCTATAAACACTGCCAGGAAACGTTGGATCCCTTATGCAAAACAAGCAATAATTACGCACACCTTATCTCAAAACACCATCAACATACCAACTGCGTCAGCCTTAGTAGAAATCAAGCACACTTCCAAAGGCAATCAAGACACAAGGACCCCTTCAGAAGGACTAAGAATCATAAGAAGAGGAACTGAGGACTGCACTCTGTACCGGCAGGTATAGAGAGCGAGTTAGTCCTGCTGATCAGGTTGCTAACACTGCTCAGGCCAAGGGCTTCTCTGTCATTTCTAGTCTACTATGAGTGAATTACACTAGAAGTGGACTTATGcatacttttgtgtttcacagggtttaaaaattacacattttatttttatttttattattattattttctttgataTTTCAGCAACATGACATGTATGATATTATTAGCATTTTGCAATGGTTTACTTTGCATTCTACTTAAAGTCTACTTTACATTGCTcagttgtgcgtgtgtgtgtgtgtgtgtgcgcgcatgtgcGTGATGTGTGCGTGTTTTTCCGACAGTTTCCAGTTTGGCTCTAACATTTCCATCATCCACAATGTGCTTGTAAAAATGCGATGTTCCTTTTTCTGTCTCGCAAAATTAAGGAAACATTCCTTCCTTTTAAACCTTGGTTTAGGTAGATGTTGATTTACAGCTAAAAGTGACATAAATCATTTGGGAATTTGGATCCATCTTTGAGTCTGTTTCAAACTGTTGTATTGTTGAACTGTGGCCTAATGGCTCAGGATGTTTCTTTAAACGAAACATGGTTTCAccatcattcatttaaaaacaaaaaaccaaataaaacaaaactagtCTATTGTTTGAACCAAACTTTTACCTTTTAGGCTGTTTGATTTGTACTGTTTAAGGAATTTTCATTGAATTTCATACTTTTTCTGCCATATGAATCTGCATGCAAAGATTTTCTGTTTAGATTAGTGGGTTTGGCATTATTGTGTGTAAATAGCAAGTTAGGGAAAAGCACTGAGATTTTGTCTCAGACAAGATAATTTTTGTTTAGTTCATTGTAGAAGAAATATGTAAAGCCTCACTAACTTGAGAAAagtaaatcagaaaaaaaaaaaaaaaaaaattatacagcgACATTTATCATTATATCGTTTCACTGGAGAGGTGAAttattctgtttttctttcatttttggggCATCTGTCTAAAAACGGGGTCAGTGTAAGGGGTAAATCAAAGTCAACTCTTCCTCAGTCTGAGGTTAAGGGATTGCTGAGTGACTGAAATGTCTGGATTTCTCTAGCTTATTTTGTATTGGGTGGTAAATGCACATTGATGTTCTTGTAACCTTTGGTTCTGATAGAATGAAACGGCGATCCCGGGTGTTCAGTCACAATTTCCTATTTGCTTTCCTGCACTGTTTCCACTCTCTCACTAGCCTCTTCTGATCCAAGACCTGACTGAAGGAAGGGAAGATCAGAATTGGTTGAAAGATCATCAAACCACACAGTCAGCTCCATAAGGCACTGTAAGCATTTACTGCTTAACTTCTTGATTTTCTACATAGACATGTCAATGTTTACATGAAAATCAGATCCCATTTTGTGCTCCAAGCGTTATGTAAAGTGTAAAGGTTTCTTTTTAAACGGagtataaattataatttaaagttaCTGAATGTCTCTTCTTTAGTAGTTTGATGGGTATGAGGATTGTAATGTGTGCAATAATGCCATAATGCTTGAATTTTATAAACAACTCTTGATTTGTTTTACAATCTCTAAATGAACACTAATATTTGTTCAATGGCCTTTTTACTTATGGATAATGAGACAATCATTTATTCTGGTCAAACCAGAACCATGTGATACTCAGGCAAGACATTGGCTCAtgagacatttttatttatttatcagatGAAGATGATAAAACATGAATCAAATTCAAATATTTCTTTATAAAAACAGATTCTTATTTacttgatttacatttttggtcacGTTGAATTAAAAGGGAAAACCTCATATTTTCAACTTAAATTTTTCATGGCTAAACCTCGGTGTGGTTCAGGGACAAAAGTAGAATTACAAAATATTTAGCATCAATGATCACGCAGGTGCAGGGTAAATACAcgattaataaacattttatggCATTCTGTATGAATTGTACAGTTACTGTTGGCCTTTGAAAAAAACATCCCATTTGATATTGTGCCTTTCAAAGCACTGAGTAGATGAAAGatttatattttacaatatttagaACAGTATTTTTTGGAAGGCAAAATCACAGTTTATAGGAAagaaactaaactcagcaaaaaaagaaacatcctttttcaggacactgtattttaaaagataattttgtaaaaatccaaataattttacagatctttattgtaaatggtttaaacaatgttttccatgcttgttcaatgaaccataaacaattaatgaacatgcacctgtggaacggtcgttaagacactaacagcttacagacagtaggtaattaaggtcacagttataaaaacttaggacactaaagagacctttctacggactctgaaaaacaccaaacgaaagatgcccagggtccctgctcatctgcgtgaatgtgccttatgcatgctgcatggaggcatgaggactgcagatgtggccagggcaaaaaattgcaatgtccgtactgtgagacgcctaagacagtgctacagggagataGAAAGGACAGcggatcgtcctcacagtggcagaccacgtgtaacaacacctgcacaggatcggtaaaTCCGAAtgtcacacctgtgggacaggtacaggatggcaacaactgcccgagttacaccaggaacgcacaatcacTCCAtgagtgctcagactgtccgcaataggctgagagaggctggattgagggcttgtaggcctgttgtaaggcaggtccttaccagatatcaccagcaacaacgttgcctatgggcacaaa
The genomic region above belongs to Myxocyprinus asiaticus isolate MX2 ecotype Aquarium Trade chromosome 28, UBuf_Myxa_2, whole genome shotgun sequence and contains:
- the mipa gene encoding major intrinsic protein of lens fiber a is translated as MWEFRSMSFWRAVFAEFYGTMFFVFFGLGAALRWTTGPHNVLQVAFCFGLAAATLIQSIGHISGGHINPAVTFAYLIGSQMSLFRAFFYICAQCLGALAGAAVLYGVTPNNMRGNLALNTLQPGISLGMATTIEIFLTMQLVICVFAVTDERRNGRLGSAALSIGFSVLVGHLLGMYYTGAGMNPARSFAPAVLVRNFINHWVYWVGPLIGGAVGALLYDFMLFPRMRGLSERLAMLKGNRPPEAEAQQETRGEPIELKTQAL